The sequence ACGACCAGCAGCAGCGCCAGGAGCAGGCGCTCGGGCCCCCGGCCCGTCGTCACTCCCCGGTCGCCGGGGACGCCACCACGGGCCCTGCCGCTGCCCGGCCCGCGCGGACGTCCAGCCGCGCAGCAGCGCGAGCATGACGCCGAGGGCACCGCCGAGCACCGCCCCCACGGCCGCGCCCGACCTGGGGCCGACCGAGCTCGGGGACTCCGGCAGGTCGGCGGCGGTGAGCACGGAGACCTGCCCGGTGGCGAGGTCCGCCGCGGCGCGCAGCCGGGCCTCCTGCTGCGCGAGGGAGGCGACCTCCTCCGCGAGCGCGACCGCCCGCGGGTCGGGTGTCCCGTCCTCCTGCAGGGGCACCGCGCCGACCTGGCCCTGGAGCTGCACGGCGGTGGCCTGCAGGGCGTCGGCCTGGGCCAGCAGCGGCGCCACGGCGGACTCCTGGCCGATGTCGAGGTAGGCCGCGGTGACGCCGGCCGCGACCGTCTGCGCCTGCTCCGGGGTCCCGGCGGTGGCGCTGACGACGAGCACGTCGGTCTGCTCCTCGACCCCCACCGTCACCGCCTCGCGGACGTCGCGGGGACGCAGGCCCAGGTCGTCGGCCGCGCGCTCGGTGACGGCGTCGCTGAGCACCACCCGGGCCTGGGTGTTGATGGACCGGACCACGTCGCCGCCGCCCTGGGAGGACCCGGTGAGGACCGCCGTGGGGTCGACGCTGGACACGAGCAGGGTCGTCGAGCTCCGGTAGACGGGGTCGACCTGGGTGAGGCCGAGCCCGAGGACCGCCGCGACGAGCGCCGCGCACAGCAGGACGAGCCACCAGCCGCGGGCGAGCGCGAGGACGGGGTCGAACCGGTCGGCGCTCACGCGGGCGGCACCGGCAGGCGCGGCACCGGACCGCGCCGCCGCTCCGGCGCGAAGCGGACCAGGCCGGCGAGCAGGCCGGCCCCCCAGCTGAGGTGGACCAGGGCGGGGACGACGGCGCCGCGCCACGGCTCGGCGCCGTCGGCGTGGGCTGCCCGGGCGCCGAGGGCCCCGCTGAGCAGGGCGTACCCGGCGGCGCCGGCGGCCCAGCCGCGGCGGCTGACCAGCGGTCCCAGGAGCAGGCCGAGGACCACCAGCGGCGGGGCGAGCTGCCGGGCCCGCAGCGAGCCGGGGTGCAGGTGCAGGGTGAGGCCCTTGTAGTAGCCGTAGCGCCACATCTGCAGCGCGAGCGCGCGGGGGGTGCGGCGGACGTACCAGGTGCTGCGGGCGGCCGGCTGCAGGTGCACCGGGGACCCGGACTCCGCCACCCGGACGTCCATCTCGTAGTCCTCGTTGGCGTGCAGCCGCTCGTCCCAGCCGCCGGCCGCGACGAGCTGCTCGCGCCGGTAGCAGCCGGAGAACACGTGGACGATCGGCCCGGGCGCGCCGCCGACCCGGTGGCGTGCGCCGCCGAGGCCGACGGGCCGCGACAGCACCGAGGCGATGGCCGCCCCCCAGGCGCCCCGGCCCGCGGTCTCCATGGCGCCGCCGACCCCCGCGGCGCCGGGCGTGGCGCGCAGGAAACCGACGACCTGCTCCAGGTAGTCGTCGGCGTAGTCGGCGTGGGTGTCCATCCGCGCGACGAGGTCGCCGGTGGCCGCGGCCAGCGCGACGTTGAGGGCCGCGGGGACGACCCGGCGGGGGTTGTCGACGACGACGAACGAGGGGTCGTCGGCGGCCACCCGGTCCAGCCACTCCCGGCTGCCGTCGGTGGACGTGCCGTCGGCCACGACGACCTGGTCCGGCTGCAGGGTCTGCGCACGCAGCCGTTCCAGGACGGCCGGCCAGCGCTCGATCTCGTCCCGGGCGGGGATGACGACCGTGAGCGTCGGCCGCCCCGGCCCGGTCTGGTCCTCGGTCACGTCTGGGCCCCCAGGTCGTCGGAGATGCGCTGGACGAGCGGCCGGGTCGCGGCCGCCCAGGAGTGGTCGTCGCCGACCGCGGCGGCGCCGGCCTCGCCGAGCCTGGCACGGCGCGCGGGGTCGGCGAGGAGGTCGACCAGCTCCCGGGCCATGGCCGCGGGCTCGTCGGCGACGACGACGCCCCGGCCGACGAGGTCCTCGAGCCCTTCGACCCCGACCGTGGTGGACACCACCGGGCGGGCGTGGGCCAGGGCCTCGAGGATCTTCAGCCGGGAGCCGCCGCCGGAGCGCAGCGGCGCGACGGCCAGGGCGCTGCGGGCGTAGGACGGGGTGAGGTCGGGGACGGTGCCGGTGACCTCGAGGCCGGGACCGGCCAGCTCGCGGACGGCCGGGGCGGGGTTGCGGCCGACGAGCAGCAGGGTCGCGTCGGGGCGCTCGGCCCGCACGAGCGGCCAGACCTGCTCGGCGAACCACACGGCCGCGTCGACGTTGGGCGCCCACGACAGCAGCGCGACGAAGCAGACGACCGGCCCGGTGGCCTGCGGCAGCGGGGTCGGCTCGTCCCAGGCGTTGGGGACCACGACGAGCCGGTCGACGACGGGGCGGCCGTCGGCGCCCCTCGCCCCCGAACCGACCAGGTCGCGGAGCCGGTCCGCGTCGCCGGCGCTGGCCAGGG comes from Aquipuribacter hungaricus and encodes:
- a CDS encoding Wzz/FepE/Etk N-terminal domain-containing protein translates to MSADRFDPVLALARGWWLVLLCAALVAAVLGLGLTQVDPVYRSSTTLLVSSVDPTAVLTGSSQGGGDVVRSINTQARVVLSDAVTERAADDLGLRPRDVREAVTVGVEEQTDVLVVSATAGTPEQAQTVAAGVTAAYLDIGQESAVAPLLAQADALQATAVQLQGQVGAVPLQEDGTPDPRAVALAEEVASLAQQEARLRAAADLATGQVSVLTAADLPESPSSVGPRSGAAVGAVLGGALGVMLALLRGWTSARAGQRQGPWWRPRRPGSDDGPGARAPAPGAAAGR
- a CDS encoding glycosyltransferase is translated as MTEDQTGPGRPTLTVVIPARDEIERWPAVLERLRAQTLQPDQVVVADGTSTDGSREWLDRVAADDPSFVVVDNPRRVVPAALNVALAAATGDLVARMDTHADYADDYLEQVVGFLRATPGAAGVGGAMETAGRGAWGAAIASVLSRPVGLGGARHRVGGAPGPIVHVFSGCYRREQLVAAGGWDERLHANEDYEMDVRVAESGSPVHLQPAARSTWYVRRTPRALALQMWRYGYYKGLTLHLHPGSLRARQLAPPLVVLGLLLGPLVSRRGWAAGAAGYALLSGALGARAAHADGAEPWRGAVVPALVHLSWGAGLLAGLVRFAPERRRGPVPRLPVPPA
- a CDS encoding glycosyltransferase encodes the protein MHSVVVAKFVPWPPNSGDKRRTLGVVRALRAHGEVTVCAYAGQDEDVAGLEAEGVRVVAVPRGGPLPARLVDLALGLLRGQSLTSARFYSRALDAAVRDATARRADALVVEHVQLVPLARRSSAATTVLDMHNVESSLTDRYARSQRGVRRLVLAVEARLLRRLERRASASAGVVALASAGDADRLRDLVGSGARGADGRPVVDRLVVVPNAWDEPTPLPQATGPVVCFVALLSWAPNVDAAVWFAEQVWPLVRAERPDATLLLVGRNPAPAVRELAGPGLEVTGTVPDLTPSYARSALAVAPLRSGGGSRLKILEALAHARPVVSTTVGVEGLEDLVGRGVVVADEPAAMARELVDLLADPARRARLGEAGAAAVGDDHSWAAATRPLVQRISDDLGAQT